AACCCTTGGATCTTTAGATGCATCAATCGTTCAACGCACGCCACCGCACGCAAACCCACATGGTACACTATATTCCCCCCGGCGCTACTGCCCATGAGAAAACACTTCGAATAATCAGCATACCTGGTCAACCACTCCTCATCGGTTGTTCTGACCCAATGCAGCGCTTCCATGCAGTCGTCGTAGGCGGCAGGCAGACGGTGCTCCGGCGCCCGACGGTACTCCACCGACACAATCACCGCCGGAATCTCACTCGTAATTTCAAAGCAAAGCTTGTGGAAGTACGTTGTGGCTGCAGTGCATGTAACAAAGCCTCCACCATGgtagtaaattacaatgggcAGTTTGTCCGTCGTAGCGTCGGTGGATTCCGACTGCCGGGGTAGATAAAGTCGCGCCCACGTGTTGTTTTCTTGGTTGATGGGAATGTCCTTGCTCAGGACTGGAAGGAGACTCGCCGGATCGGAGGAGCCGTCGGGGTTTTGGATGAATCCGATAGAGAGATAGGGATCAATGTTGGGGTCTTCTTTGGGCACTACAGTTGAAGACATTGTGTgttaattgaagaaaattcagAAGCTTGATGGTAGTAATTTTGCTGGTTTAAGAAAACTAAGCATATATAAAAGTGTTTGTGATTGTATCATTGGTCTATCCGGATCAGTCTGCTTCAATATTTGCGTTTCATTTGCTTTAAGGTTTATGAGGGTTAGGTGAGATCCATCTTTGCCAATTGATTCTTTTTCTCAGTAAATCCAAATCATGATGTACTAATTCTTGCATTCATTATCTCATGGTCAGTACTTAGAAAAACGATTGTAGATCCATAGTAcgtatttggaaaaatatataattttaatcctgtaatttATCGGAGTGATTTTTTTGTCCAGCATGGCATGATTTTTCGCAAtttaatcctgtaattttaaaatttatcagttGACATTTTTGGTCTTACATGAATGGATTTACAgattaattttgcaattaattgaatcatgtgcaaatcacatgcaatttttcagtGAATTAAGATTATCggactaaattacaaaaattaatttatacagaactaaaaatacCATTCCCCCTAgattacatgactaaaattgtaatttttcctacTGCGTTTATGTTATGTTATTATATGTAAACTGAacttatatatgaaattgaaaatttcgtaTCCGGACCTGATTTGACCAAACCAattcaatcacaaaataagtatGACACACTTGCTTTttgattgatcattttctcTAAACTGTACACTAATCATATTgcaagtgtattgcacttgcaatataattggttcaagtTTGATCAAATCGGATCTTGGCAAAAATCCCACAAATTGATtcatgatcatgatcatgatCAACCCCATTTGGCGTATTTCAATACAAGATCAATTCGATTAGTAATCTGAAAACTTTCactaaataaaagtaattattattgatcAGACAGCTTTGGGACTTAATATACTGTCCATCGTACACTCCTGAATAGAATCTCTCAAGTATCAAGTAGGATAGGGAAATATGAAGTTTGCAATTGCATCATAGAGTGGGCCGGCCATGGACGGGTCAAATACTTCCATTGCATGATAGCCATCGCCGAAAAACCTCTGTGTCTCCAGCCCCTTGGCTTCAAACATCTTGGCACACTCCAAACCCGCATCCACCAACGGGTCACCAAAGCAACCCGTGACCATAACCCGCCACCCCAACCTCCTCATCTCATCCAGATTCTTCGACCCGCCATTCGCCATCGGATTGCTGTACTCGTGATCATGATCAACCCCCGTAGGCAGGCTAAGATCGAACATCTGATTGATGGCGTATAACGGCAACAATGGATCGTTAGCCAACTTCTCCTCCGACCCGGTCCGTTTTGTTCCACTGAAATACGGGTGGTGAAGTATCATCCCTCGAACTCTCAGCGGCTCGAGCTCGCCGGCCATGGCTGCGAAACGCAAACCACCATGGTATGCTAAGTTGGCACCGGCGCTGGTTCCCGCTAGAAAGCAATTATTTAAGTCAGCGTACTCTGTTATCCACTCATCCTCGGCGCTCTTGATCCAGTAAAACCCATCCACCGCGTCTTCATACGCCGCCGGCAGGCGGTGCTCCGGCGCCAAGCGGTAGTccaatgaaataaccactGCACCGAGCTTTTCCACCAACCCTTTACAGAAAATGTCGTAGATACTTGAGTCCGCGTTGCAGAAGACAAATCCCCCGCCGTGGTAGTACAAAATCAGCGGCAGCTTGACTGTAGACTAGCCATATTAGGAATGTACAACCGGAGCCAAGTTTTTTTGGTCGGGTGAAGAACCACGTCTTTGCTGAGCACCGAAGAGGTGCTATTGGGATCCGAATTCGCGGGGTTTCGGGCCTCCGGTTCACGTTTCACAGTACCGTCGAGATTCACTGTGATGTTGAGGAAAGGGTTGTCGAAAACTGGCCGCACGATGTTCTTGGCCGCCATTCTTGACTGGTGGCTGCTCGATGAAGATCACTATGGTGAAGATTGAAAAGTGGGGTGAGGCATATGTTGATGAGTTATAGGATTATGGGCAATGTGGGTGGCTCATTTTACATCAATAAATTGATGCCACGTGGACAAACCTAAAAGCAGATAAGGGAAGAGAAAACATgggcaagagagagagaatctaATGATGCTTGCTTCCACGCACACTACACACACCTTGGTATAATACTTTCAGAAATATgacaaaaaacatatataaataaaaataaatatacgtAATAAGATAACATGAAGCTaacatttgaaagaaaattctaattcaaattaaataggTCCCATCAAAATCATCAATTAAacgtaaattaattatataatacatataatatgtttatcgtataattaatatcatcacattaaaaaaaaaataaaaaatacttttcataaattgctttcctttttcttagCTTAGATTTTGAATGAATTCAAGTAATTTGGCTCAAAAAGTCGtaaaatcatatcttttttgtccataaaaatacaaatttattggcTGATGGAAAATCCTCTCAAAGGCACTTTTGCCAAAGCTGAAAAGTAAAGCTGTCGTTCGCGAGCAATTAATCCCATCTCCAGAAAAATGTTTCAGAAATCGAAAGGGACTTTTACCAATATATTTGTAGCgagcaaataaatattaaaaaataaagaaaaacatatatatgaaacgAAAAATTAATGCATCTTACAATTAATATcactaataatattaaataaattacaataacttacataaaatgagaaaaattacttatataaattaaatgaaataaatatttatatgtccGATAAAACTCAAACCATGCGTCAAACTTATTAGTGAAACTTCAACTTAAACCTTAACCACTAAGTAAGTAAAGGCATCGATCAATGGTGAATCACAACCTACATTTGTCGTGTAACTGCAAGAGATGAATGTAAGAATTTGCAccatatgtataattaaactcATAGGCGGCTAGAGGCTTACTTTTGTAGCTAACATGGAAAATTTGTAGTCTTAATTTTTGCTTCCCCCTTATCAAACAACaactaattaactaattaataaaaatgattttgcaGGCTTTTCAgatcattaataaattattaatttttacaaccatattatatttttctacaacaGAACAGTTGAAAGAATAATAGTTAGGTGATTAGAGACGGCCATAAGACTTGCGACACAAAGAGCCATTTgctaaatttcaagaaaacctAGCATTAATAATtgactacaaaaataaaatactagaaTAATTTGAGTCTTCTTTGAGAAATTCACAGTACTGCAAAACaaagtgtgtgtgtatatatatatatatatatatatttgccataaaaatcaaataatcatatcaatattatattgtgtattaaataacataaattttgttttgccACATTTTTTCATAAGTTTAATATGATAACTCTTATATAGaaattatcactaataataattaatgataaaatcatTGTCATAAGCcgttaataatatatataatgacaattgaagggaaaaaaaaattaagtatgaCATTTGGCAAAAAGGATATAGACATATAATGTGAATTTGAATTGGTACAAACAAGAAGGATGCAATTTCTTTAGCAATGTACATTTCAATAACTCgttcaaattcaataatttgcAGACCTACTACCCAATTTCAACCTCAACAACTTCAAATCAATCTAAATCTTTTCCCCACCTGATCTTGTCACATATTTCTCCATCCCAAAAACCTCATAATCCGTCTCATAATCTTCCTCGTCTTCTTCGTCCTCGTCTTCATCATATCcatcaatcatataattatttttcactattCCAAGCTCCTTCTTCCGGCTCCCTACTCCACCCTTGAGCCACCCCACCACCTCCAACATGCTTGGCCTATTCTCTGGGTTCCCATCCGTGCATTTCATGGCGATCATGATCACTTTTTTCAGCTCATCGCGATCAAAATCTCCCTTCAATCTAGGGTCTGCAATGTGGTCAAAGGCACCCTTTTGAACATACGGTGTTGCCCATTGCACGATATCGCGCTTGACCCCTCCAGCCAGCTTTTCCAGGGGTTTCCGGGCGCTGATTATCTCGAGAAGCAGTATTCCAAAGCTGTAGACGTCGCAACTTTCTGAGACTTTCCCCCACATGGCGTATTCGGGGGCTAAGTAACCTAGGGTTCCTTTAACTCTTGTTGTCAAATGAGTAACCCCTTCAGGTATCAGTTTGGCGAATCCAAAATCAGCCACTTTTGCCTGGAACTCGGAGTCTAGCAGCACATTGCTGGCCTTTATGTCTCTGTGTATTATGTGAGGGTTTGCTTCATGATGCAAGTAGCTTCAAGTACATTGAAATCAAGAGAGAAATTAGAAACCAAAACAATTTCTATATCTATTTTAGTTTCTCTTactatgataatttattattacagaATGCAATATTGACGCATCCATcaatagtttataaattttcctAGAAGCAacatatatgattataataatatttcaataatttgagtaatgtattattataacaaacaacgataaaataaattataataaactcatataaagtaaaataaattaataccatACATTCGAAAAGACTTGAAACTATGTTTTCAAACTTATTCTTGGAATCTCAGTTTCAGTTACCAGACTGATATGACATCGTTGGTTATCGGCCCATGTAAAGTATCAACCGGccttttgaaaaaagaaaaagactttAGGGTTTTCTGTGATACGCTTTGATTATACCATTATCCAAGAAAGTAAGAATTATGAATGTAATGAAATCTAACTAGAGGTGGTGagcaatttaattcaaagaaagtgtaattaattaagcgAAAATGACTTACGCTAATCCCTCAGCTGATCCAATAGCAATTTTCATCCTCCGAGACCAATCCAACAGGCAATCAGCGGCAAGTTGTCCATGTAAATGAGTGATTAAGCTATGATTAGGCATATAATCATACACTATTAATCTTTCATCTCCGCCAGCGTAAAATCCCCTCAAACCTAGTAAATTCTTATGCCTAACCCTGCCAAGTATCTCCACCTCTACAGCAAATTCCATCTCTGCTTTGGCAGTCATCGCCTTCAACCTCTTCACAGCAATCTGTAACATCCGATCG
This region of Sesamum indicum cultivar Zhongzhi No. 13 linkage group LG4, S_indicum_v1.0, whole genome shotgun sequence genomic DNA includes:
- the LOC105160715 gene encoding probable carboxylesterase 120, which gives rise to MSSTVVPKEDPNIDPYLSIGFIQNPDGSSDPASLLPVLSKDIPINQENNTWARLYLPRQSESTDATTDKLPIVIYYHGGGFVTCTAATTYFHKLCFEITSEIPAVIVSVEYRRAPEHRLPAAYDDCMEALHWVRTTDEEWLTRYADYSKCFLMGSSAGGNIVYHVGLRAVACVERLMHLKIQGLILHHPFFGGVERTRSEIRLANNKAFPTSVADILWDLGLPIGVDRDHEYSNPMTAVRSHALDKVRDQGWRVLVTGCDGDPLVDRQMGLVKMLKEKGVNVIGEFSDGGFHGVEFGDDSKAKILYGVVKNFVLSS
- the LOC105160716 gene encoding PTI1-like tyrosine-protein kinase At3g15890 isoform X1, which translates into the protein MKNFLKCLVCFSEKQPKTSSTKNRDYPWEIYTLKELVHATNNFHNNNKIGEGGFGSVYWGRTSKGVEIAVKRLKAMTAKAEMEFAVEVEILGRVRHKNLLGLRGFYAGGDERLIVYDYMPNHSLITHLHGQLAADCLLDWSRRMKIAIGSAEGLAYLHHEANPHIIHRDIKASNVLLDSEFQAKVADFGFAKLIPEGVTHLTTRVKGTLGYLAPEYAMWGKVSESCDVYSFGILLLEIISARKPLEKLAGGVKRDIVQWATPYVQKGAFDHIADPRLKGDFDRDELKKVIMIAMKCTDGNPENRPSMLEVVGWLKGGVGSRKKELGIVKNNYMIDGYDEDEDEEDEEDYETDYEVFGMEKYVTRSGGEKI
- the LOC105160716 gene encoding PTI1-like tyrosine-protein kinase At3g15890 isoform X2 — encoded protein: MQQTTSTTITKSEKVDLEAYIGVEQIAVKRLKAMTAKAEMEFAVEVEILGRVRHKNLLGLRGFYAGGDERLIVYDYMPNHSLITHLHGQLAADCLLDWSRRMKIAIGSAEGLAYLHHEANPHIIHRDIKASNVLLDSEFQAKVADFGFAKLIPEGVTHLTTRVKGTLGYLAPEYAMWGKVSESCDVYSFGILLLEIISARKPLEKLAGGVKRDIVQWATPYVQKGAFDHIADPRLKGDFDRDELKKVIMIAMKCTDGNPENRPSMLEVVGWLKGGVGSRKKELGIVKNNYMIDGYDEDEDEEDEEDYETDYEVFGMEKYVTRSGGEKI